A segment of the Mercurialis annua linkage group LG4, ddMerAnnu1.2, whole genome shotgun sequence genome:
CAAAAACACAATCAATCACAAAAATGGTCAGTTTATTACATAACAAACCACTTAATAGTTACAAAATCTCAAGGACTTTGACGTCGAAACCAACCTGTCTTCCTCGGGAATGTCAGTGTGCAACAGCTTAACGACTGTAAACCCAGGTTCAGGTTCATCAAGAGTAAGCGTCACCTGCAATTGCAAATGCAAATTCATTCAGCTAAGCATTCTTATTCTAAAGAACAAACAAAGCAAAGCAAAACAAtgataaattgttataaagttCATTAACTTTGGCAGCTACCCAATTTACATAATCAACACAATTCGAACAACTTACGGTCGAAACGACGCCATCAGGCCAGCTCCCAAATCGCCATTTCTGAACAATCAACTTCCCCTCCTTCAACTCCACATTCCTACCGGTAACAGACCCATCAAAAATGCTAAACTCCCCACCAACCTCCTTACTAATCTTCGCATTGCTCTGACTAAAACCCTTCCACCTATTCTCATCCATCAATATCTCAAACAAATGAATAGCCCTGCAACTAAACTTCTCCGTCATCGTTATCGTCTTAAACCCTTTCTTCCCCTCTTTCTTAACCTCCTTCTCCTTCTTCTCCACCACAGTACTACCACCTCCACCACTCACCGAGTCCTTACCCGCCGCACTAGACTGCCCTTTCGGAGCAAGTTTCTTACTCTCCACCTCATCTCGAGCAGGCCCACCTTTAGCCATACTCTCAACATAAACCCTAATCTTCTCCTCAATAACTTTCTTCCCTTTGGTCACCATAGCCTCCTTCAATCTCTTCCCAATAGGACCCTCGTCCTTAACAAGAACCCTAATCTCAGGATCCTCGTCAGCATTCTCGTCAGCAATATAAGGAATCTCAACAGATCCCTCAACTTTGAGTAAAGATTTCCCATCAGCAGAATCCTTAGCTTCACCTTCCCAAGAAAGTGAAACGCTCAATTCATACCCAGGTATAATCTTCCCCTTACGGACGTTAACATAAGCTTCGCCGTCGAGTTTCTCGAGTTTCTTGATTTTTATGTAAAGATTGCCTTCGCCGTCGAGAATTACGAGATTTGAGAGCAGCTTTGAGAGTAAATTTCTTGACCATTCTAGACAGTTTGTTTCGGCCCAGTGCCAATTGTGCACGTTGGCTCCGTCTGGTCTTTCTTCCACGATCCAACGGCTGTCGCCTTCTCCGTATTTCGCCATTGATGATCAAGAAATGCGTGAAGATTGGCGCTGAGGGATTGAGAAAAATAGAAGCTCGAGAGTCTGGAGAGTTCTGCTAAAGTGTAGACGAAGAGTCTAGAATATTGTTATTCAAATTGGGAAATTTTGATTTGCTGGTCCAAATCGAATTCTTGGAAGGATCTAGAACTCATATGAAAAATGATTAGGGTTTAGTGATGTTTATTCAAATTGGGAAATTTTGATTTTCTAGGAGAGAAAGTTTAGGGCTGAGAAAGAGCGAACTGGGTTGGGCTGTTTGGTGCTCATTTTAGGTCTAGCTTTAGTTCACTCACAACCTGTAGTGAATTTAGATATTTTATGCATCTCAAAAAAGTTATTTAGGCGTTTTAAATTACTAGTCTCGCTTTGCGTGCTACACACGTGAATCGTAACGTGACTTGTCAAttcatgtattattattttaaaataaaattaaaaaaatcagattaattttttttttagttttacacACAACTAACAAAGATTTGAACAATATTAATTGCGTTGCTAGTGTAGTCAAACCAAAAGATtgatattcctattaatttagaaaagattagctattttttctatACTCAATTAGTATTTCTCTGTcatgatacaattttattttaactaagactctaattataataatttttaataattaattaaataactaatttgttaattactataaaaccgttatttaatataaattaaaaagggttactccgtaaatttgcctgtctccccccccccccacatccgtgcttttatagatagtatagatagatatagataaaaACATtgttttatgttatatttataactagACGTAAGTCCCATATATTTATGcagaattaaattaataatttatttaaataatagatttattaaaatatatatacaaaaaatgtgaaaagaaaTCATAATATgcatacaaataaaataaaaatctcttttaatgttaataattgattattttaaaatattgatgaTCTCTAATATTAATACTCTTTTGATAATATAatgtaaaaatcataaaaattaaataaatatttttataacatgtgaatttgtcaaaattttaaattaattttatttttcaaaaattaatattcaataaataaataatttgtagaGATTCCAAGTTAATATATATCAACCACTATAAGATATAGAGATtataagttaatataaattagaatATTATAATATGTAGAGTTTAGAAGTTAATATAGATTACAAcactcattaaaataaatataatttaaataaataatttaaattaagtgGAAACTGATGAGATTGCTCTATTTAATagaactagtttcgcattacgtgttaTGTACATGACTCGTAACGTAAcccgtcaatgaacatattagtaaatttattataattatatcaatttttttatttataattaagattaaattagttaagagtttttgtaaaaataaatataatatattcggttattaaatttttttcatactgaatttattcttcttttggttttataataatcataattaaataattaacttaattttattaataatatcaggttgttaaatatttttccatactgaatttattcttcttttggttttataataatcataattaaataattaacttaattttattaataatatctttaaaaataataagataaaaatttaaataataatatattgaccaaatacaatattttaattttgtagttcaatcaaactaaaagataggtattcctactaatttggagacaatttagttattttttacatattaaaaactaaattggagataatttagctacatattctaattaggactttaattataatagtgattaattaaataactaattagttaatgactataaaatctttatttagtagtaaactaaaaaggattattcagtaaatttgtctgcccccccatccgtgcttttatatatagtatagattaattaaaaaaaattatttaatgagAATTAATGAAAAGTCTTCGTTGTTcctttcaattatataagtatatagatattTATTTATGGCTAAAAATAAAAGAGGAAATTATACACACCACGTGATTTtggaaaatattttcaaaattacgTGATATGCTAATTAATTGCAGTCAAAAGATTGTATTAGCAAACACACGTGATAAGCTTTAAATTTTTGCATACACCAcgtattattttctttttgttatttttttatatctttcaCTCATTTTCACCTTCAACCCATGCCATTCTCAAGCCAAATTTGCTGCTAACGTCATCCTCTTATCTGATGCGACCTCGTCCTCCTATGTGTTGCAGTGTCATCCTCCCATCTGCTGATGAAGTCGTCCTCCAACTGCTGCCAACGTTTTCCTCCGACTGCAGCCAACGTCTTTCTTCGACTGCTACCAACTACTGCGGAAAGAGTAGCGATGCGTACAGGCGACGGCGGCGCATCATCTGAATACCTTTGCCGGAGGTGAAGAACACTAGCTAGGAGCAAAAACTAATGAAATTAAAACCTTAGTCAAAGTTTTATATTTTCGTAAGAAAATGGACTTGAaggtttttctatttttggcaatttaagacgGCGGGGAAACCAGAAACATTTCAACACCACAACATACTTGCTTGACATGCTTAAATTGGATTGACCTGCTTAGTGTGGAGCATGTGTGCCACAAATTGCTTCTTAAAAGCAAAACtagatatataataattaattagttatgctaataactcttttttaaaattattgtaaaaTAGATTTGCATTATTTTTTAGTTCTCTCATTCTcctacaattaaaatataaatataaacaaaaagttaatatattcataaatgtttttgaataaaaattaataaacaattaTTATAATACATGAGTATATCTAACTAATTCAATTTTGTGCTATTggttattaaattgaaaataaatattattcaatttttttgtatattatttaatttaaaaataaatattatactatgtgtatatattgtgtatactttgtaatttaaaataataaatatattttatgtatattttttatatactttaaaattttaaaattttaaaataataatatattttgtgtatattttatgtatattgtttaatattaaaataattaattttcagatATTTTGAATAGATTTGTAACCAAAAACTATAAAACTAGAAGCCAAATGAAGaatatacataaagtatataTAAGGTATAACAAATACTGTGAGCAATaatgtttatataattttaaaaaaaattaaaaaattcaatggaaggttataaattaatataatttcaaaCTATTACATGTTTTCCTTTGGCAAATTTTTACAAATCTTATTATTATGCCCAAGTTGTTTATACCTTCCACATGTTACTGATTTCTTTTTCTTCCATGAtgccttttatattttttaggcCTTTCTGAAGCAAGTTTCTCATAAGGTGTAAAAATAATCtgatttttcaattataatGGATGATACTGTTATTGATTCCATTTCTggtcattaagaaaaaaaaacacagtAAGTATATATACAAAGAATATACATAAGATATacaaaaatattgaaaacgataatAAAAGCAACGCAAAATGTACCAATATACAACAAATATACAAAAAGTATACAAAGACACTGTACACAAGATTGTTCCAATagagaattttaatatttgaaagaATAAACAAAGTATACATAAAGTATATAACAAAACTGTAAACAATAGAAAAAACATTGAAAACGATAATAAAAGCAACGCAAGATGTACCAATATACAACAAATATACAAAAAGTATACAAAGACACTATACACAAGATTGTACCAATagagaattttaatatttgaaagaATAAACAAAGTATACATAAAGTATATAACAAAACTGTAAACAATAGAAAAAACATTGAAAAGGATAATAAAAGCAATGCAAGATGTACCAATATACAACAAATATACAAAAAGTATACAACGACACTACACACAAGATTGTACCAATAGAGAATATTAATATTTGAAAGAAtacacaatatatatataaagtatataaaaaaactttaaacagtagaaaaaaaacataatattgTACTTTCTATTGTTTAAATGTCAACTATCAATCAATCACAGATTATGTAATTACAGTCTACATAAAACATATAGAAAGTATGCTGAAACACTATAatcatctaaaataaaaaaattagttcatATAACAATTTGCACATATTACTACTTTAAAGTATAGATATAACATACAAAAAGTATATCAGaacattataattattatataaaaaaacaagtacgtataaaaatcaatatatataataaatatacaatatatataaaatatacataaggTACTATATATCAAAATGAGATTAGTTTGAAATTATTACAAATAAACACAAGGTATTACAATAAACCAATaagtattataatataatatatataaagcattataataatatacataaaatatacaaaactCAATTAGTATTGAATcatctaaaaaaattgtatatgtaacaaatcaataaatataacaaataaacaatatacataaaatatttaaaaggtaTAACAAACCATTAGCAAACTCAGAACCATACTAacaatatttttgatataatattaaaattaaccaatttggatatatttatcattttgatctttaaattacgttaatatttataaaagagataatatactaaaattatataagGGTGGacttaaaatatacaaaaaatatactataaatttaCGTTTTTTATTACCGTGCTACATAACTTAAACATAACTTATGAACATAATTGTTCATGTCATGGAATAAAAATTTGCGTTTTTCATTACCATGCTACATAATTTAAACATAACTTATGAATATAATTGTTCATAACATGGAATAAGAAAAACCAATTCCACCTTATTAATATCCTGAATGTTTTAGTTCTATACCTTAAAATTCTAGATAATTATGTTAAAGTATAATAAAAAGATTATCAAAAGAACTATAATGAAAAGTTACAGAAGATAACTAATTGAACCACTAGCATCTATATCATCATTATACTACTAGTTTTCAGCATCttgtaaataaatgaattttcaCAGTGGTTGATTATGCAAGATTGTTTAAGAAAAGCCAAAAGAGAACCTTCTTGTTTAAATGGAGCCAATTTACTAATCTCCAATCAAAGAATCGGTGACGAAACTGCATAGAACACAAAAAACTTCAATTGCAGGGACTCCTCGACGCAATCAATCATGGCTTTAGCACAGCCACCACTACAACAAGTTGATGATCGGTTCAGCAACAGAGCACCGGCGTAATCATTTAGAATATATAGCGAAGCTGAAATCAATTTTAGCTTCTTTGCTGTGAAATCAATTTTCAGTTGAAATCGGTTACAGATCTTGATTTAAATCTGAAAAATTTGAAAtcagtttttttaaattacaaaattaaaaaagaagtaGATTACTCAATGATTTTTTGCAGATTGATTTGAgaaatttgaattaaaatttaattgatctGAAAAGAATTTGTTGAGTTTGAGAATTTGTGGTTTTCAAAAACAAGTGTTGGGTGAGAAAGGTTTGAGAAAATACGTGTTAAAAGAAATTTAGAAAGCTGATTAAGTATTAACCTCAATTAATGAGGGACATCCAtattttttggattatttttccctttttcaatttttttcaatttttcccaAGATAAAAAACATCCATCAAAATTTGCAAAAAGagcatataaattatttagttatttttgatCATTTGAACCCTTAATATTTTTGAACGGTACAAAATAATATTTCGAAATTTTCAAAGAGAGCACataaatttttttggttatttctTAGCCACTTATCCCCTcacgtttttaaaattaattatttttattatttattaaaaattgtattttctttatcatttaatatataaaaacaaaaattaatttttgaatttttttaaaacaaaccaAGTTGAGTGAGTAAGCTTATGAGTGATCAATTCAAACACAAAAAGTTTAAGAGCAATGAACTTCCCAAAATGTGTAACACCGAAAAACAGTGGGGAATGATCCCGGAAGAAAAAAAGTGGCGTTTCCTTTTTGTTTACGACCTATATCACAGGGGTACCTATATAATTATAAAGGATTAGGATTAtctcaaattcatatttttttaattttatttttattaataaaggCCTTTTAAATTGTGTTTATAGTTGTAATCAATCAAGAATTATTTTGTCACTTCAACTTGACACAAAACATCAATTAAGAAGAAGTTCATAATTTTTGGATAAAAGCACTCACAATCacaattaaactaatttgacTAATTGTAACCTCTTAATTAAGATGACACAAAATGATTTGAGTGAAACTGAGATGACGACAAATTATTAGACAATTTAAATCTAAAGGAATAAAACAAGGCAAAAGCCAAAACGCATATTTTTGAAGGTGTTTTATCCACGCCTATTTTAGagtgttttatttaaaactacAAATTTggccttattttatttttcattccaAATTCAAGgttcaaaatgaacttttgTTGGAGTTGCcatcattaaatttaaaagaaaaaaaaaaggtaaaagaaTCATATAAAATAGCAATGGACTTAAAATTTCATATAGGCACCAGTAACAGGAACGATCAGATGAAGAAGTCTCAGCGATTCACCCGAGTCATCAAATCAGTTAAACCCAAAGAATCAGCCGACACCATCAACATTAGTTCAAAATCAGTGACCATTTGTAAGGCCAAATCCAACAAGCCCCGCCAACCCAAAACTCAAACGCTTCCAATCCCTGTATCAAACCCAGCCAGTTTTTTTGATAACTCAAGATTATTACCCTTTGACTTCTTTCAAATTGACGCTCTTGATCTTGCTCCACGTTTGCTCGGCAAGTTCTTGAGGAGAGATGACGTTGTTCTTCAGATCACTGAGGTTATTCTATTTactaaatgtttgttttgttctctttcggccatgtttggttcatggaataggtgcggaatggaatagctattccgtatagaatgaaAATTCTTTACTTTGTttcatggaataggtattctacggaattgctattccatgattttgtggaataagtactcctctcaaaaactaaagaatggctATTCCATTCTTTAaggaataactattctattccatactattccattccatgaaccaaacatggccttctTGTCAAGTTGTGGAAATTGCTTGAGAAAGTAGAGATTTTTAGTTTTGGATTTTTGATAATCTGTTGATATTTTAGTTTGTGTCATGcccttttgtttcattttagaGCCGAGGAAAGTTGGAATTTTGTGTTGAATATACATCACAACCGTTGCTCCATGTCATTTAATAGATTAGCCATGcggaatatttaatgataaaaaaaataaataataattatctcTATCGCGAATGCTCATTtgcttgttgtaaatatgacatggctCAACATTCGTGTGGGATAAACTCTCGATCTCGAATGATAGAATACGTGATAGTAAGGTAAGTTTAAATTTCGAGTTTTATGTTAGAAATTTAGCATTCCTAATTTGAAGTAAAACAATAAACGAAttgatattatattattattggtGTCAATCCCCCTATTATTATGACATGAAAAACTGCAAAATGTTTTGTGAATTGGTTCTAGTATATTAATAAGTTATTTGCACAGGTTGAAGCTTACCGACCTAATGATTCAGCTTGTCATGGCAGATTTGGTGTTACAGCAAGAACGGCTCCAGTTGTAAGTTAATTTGGATTGTTAAGTTTTTTATTTCCGTAAATGCGGCTGTTCAACTGTGGATGGAACGAAATTTTTGAATGTTGGCAGTAAATTTTTGTATATGATTTGTGTATCTGTCTATAGTTTGGAGCTGGAGGGCATGCATATGTTTATCTTTGCTATGGTTTGCATACAATGCTCAATGTTGTTGCAGACAAGGAAGGTATTGGGGCTGCAGTCCTGATACGATCTTGTGCTCCCATTAGTGGTAAATTTTCGTCTTGTTAATTATCGTACCGTTTATATTCACTAACTAGATTAGCCTTACCTTGATAGCCAGTGTCTCAAACTTAAAGAATGCTTTGAAAGGTCAAACTTAAAGAATGCTTTGAAAGGTTCTTACTATGTCATACCGCCTTTTCCAAGTCAGTTTAACCTTAATTGCAGGGTTGGATAAGATTCAGCAGCGACGAGGTCAGAAAACTGAGAAACCTGTTCTTCTTACTGGGCCCGGCAAGGtctgtattttattttcttgcCTACAATATAGCTGATTCGGTGGAGTGAATGTTGATTCATCAAGATCAATTTGATTTGCATGCATGAAATGAAGTCCATAATGtctatgaaaaaataaattttgttctAAAATCTTACATGGATAAACTCTTTCTAATGAATTGAAGAAGGAAACAAGCTTCGGATTTTGATATCGgtaaaatgaataaaacataaacaaatTAGTTATATTCTGCATGTTCATTAGAAGTCCGAAGTTGCTTCATGAACTAGTTACCGTTCTACATGTTAAATCTATTTAGAAGTTATTCAATGCAATTTAGAGATATCCAATGGAAGTTGAGCATTCTATATGTGCATTAGAAGTTGGACGTTTCTTGATGAATTATTTTGGATATATGTAGAGATTCTTCTAACTGGTAACGGCAGCCAGATAGGACTCGATGCTTCCTTGTCTCGATGCAACCGGTGTAAATTATGGATTTAACCCATTACTATTGCAATATATAATGCAATTCTATTTCTTTAATAATGCACTTTATGGTAGGGAAGCACCCGCCATAtgtgaaaatggaaatttaagaatttttcaATCATCGCTTGTAACGACTTTTTGGGATGGTCAGTTTGCTTCAGTATACTTAACATTTCTGCATTGTCGCATTCAGATTGGACAAGCATTAGGGATTTCAACAGAATGGTCTAGTCATCCCCTGTATTCTCCTGGTAAGTTTCTCAAAGCCTGTCAATTTTTAAATCCTAATGATATTTATACAGTCCTTGATATTAATTAAGGGGAATACAACAGGGGGATTAGAACTCTTAGATGGACCAGAGCCGGAGAGCATACTCGTTGGACCACGTGTCGGAATTGAATATGCTTTACCAGAACATGTCGGTGCATTGTGGAGATTTGCCATAGCAGGTACCCCTTGGATAAGTGCACCTAAAAACACACTGAGACTGCCTTGATATTTGAAGCAATTAGATATATCTATACTAGTTGGAGTCGATGGATAGACTCTCTGCTGTTGACCATTCCAGCGGTAGCTGTGCATAGCGATCACAGCAGATTCCAATGGTAATGAATATGTGAAGTAATTAATTGTTTGTATGTTTTTGAAAGAAGGCAAACACGTCGTCTCCCATAGGTCTATGCCTAGCTCATTATTTTGCAAATGATATATTTTTGCTCTTTATTTGCAAATGGCATCTTTTTGCTCTTTATTTGCAAAGAAGAATAGACATTGAAAATCATATTACTGCTCTCTTTGTTTATCAGCTTGATTGGCTATATGGGAAACTGTCAATCAACACAAGCATCATATTCTCTAGTAGGTAACTATTCGAAATAGGGGAATTtttaggaaaaacagtaaaagaATCAACATTTTAGTActtctttaaaataaataaattgtctTCTTATGCTGGTGAAAATATAGGAGGGAGAGAGATCGGGTTTACGCTGCCtctgaaatttattattttcataataagATATGTTAAAAGAATGAGATTTAACACGTGAGATCTTGGGTTTAATCCTACTCTGTTGTTTCCATCCTTGATATAGTTTGCGAGGTTGATTTTACTCTTCTGGATTATGAAAAGAGTGTAAAACCCTCATATAACGCAACATAGAAGGTGTTGTTATTGAGCAAATAGGCGGTTAAAATCGAAGTTCATCTTCCTTTCACAGTTTCGCAAGACACTTGGGCAGGTCCTACAGTTCATAATCTCCTCTTCAGGAAAAGCAGCAAACAGTTTACAATACGAACATGCCTACAGAGTCAGAGTTCAACTTAAGAAGACGGCCTCTAATGCCACTGTCAAACCAAAAGAGACCAAAAGAGATTGCCGAAACTGAAACTTCAAACTAAGAACCATTTCAGCCATCCACCGGAAAGAAGTACTCATTGGCCTCGTGCTCTTTCATGTTCCATTCGTCAGACTTGTATAAAAGCAAAACACAGAAGTGCATCTTATAAAGTTTGATGCATAAATACAAGttgatattctaaaaaaaaatacaagttgATAGATATATAAAGTTGGGCTCCAAACTTCCAAGTGAGGAGAACATAACATCTTCAACATGTAGTTAACAAAAGAAGAAAGTGCATAGAACTGGACAAAAACAAGTGCAGCATTTAAAAGATATCACCAGAAAGTCATTAGACATTCATACCGGAAACCCTAAAGACAAAGATGACAACCCATAGAAGAAAGCATGTTTATAACAAGATGTATGCAAAATGAAATAAGCTGGCGGAGACTGTTGCTTCACATAAATTCTTCAATTACTCAACTGCTGGCGTAGACTGTTGCTTCACATAAATTCTTCAATTACTCAACTGCACTTGCAAATGTGTATATAGCAAGGAGATATGCTGCAGGCTGAGGAAAAATTCTGACTCGAGtgcaaaaaaatcataaaaggaAAGGACAATAAACACCTAGAAGGCCAAACGTCATTTCTTGACAAAGAGTGTCCATTGAAGACCTAATTTAGTAAGTATGTATGCTTGTCTTCGATACAATAGCAATAAACATTAACAAGATGAAGCATAATGGGAACAAATTTGGAAACAATACCACTATCAAGTGGCACCACTGCACAATTAGAACATGAAAATCATGTAACATACCTTACTCATCATTTAGCCATTACAGAACTGTGGTACAAATATACAAGCACACGGAAAAAAAAGCTAGCAACACCTGGAATAATATCATTAGTAATGAATTGGCAAATCAAATTCAAGCCGTCTACACTAATTTTAACACCATCATCTAATGATACAAGAATACCTTCAATATGGTTGCAGACCTTAGCCCAAGCTATCAAAAAGAAGCACACTCCAtctgaaaagaaaaatacaagGATTTGTGAATAAAGAATTAAAGAAAAtgtgaaatataataaaatgacAATGAAAATTAACTACCAAAGATTAGCAACAAAGATGCAAACAGGTTGTCCAGATGTCAGCAATGAACTGCACAATTCAGTCACATGGAAGTGAGCAATTAGTCAAACTGAAGCCATGTTTTCATGCCTTGAATAGCAAATTTTGAGTTTGAACCCAGACATAAAAACTGATTCTTCAACCCCTATTTGATTGGATTCAACGGCTATAAAACTCAGTGAAGTCAAGACGGAACAAGAGGAATTTTAGATCAACATGATGCTGCACAGGCAATTGAGATAAAAATCCTTCTAGCAACGTTGTATATTCCTTTGCTATGGCATCCAATTCCTGCCCCATATTTCGAAGAAATTCTCCTGCACGTTCTGTTATTGCTTTCCTTCCATCACTAATCCATGATCCAGTTTCTGAAGATTTACCAGTCGTGTGCCGTCGTGATTTGTTCTTTTCTTGAGAAGGCATGGAGCTTGCAATTGTTCTGGTGAAAGCAGGGAGCAGGTGTAATTCAGAAAATGCTAATTGAactataaatatttacaaattacaactgaagaaaaaaaataaaagagggaCACTTTCTTCATAGatttaaattgtaataaaattgGCAAGTCTTCACCTTGCTTGCAATTCATGAATGCCTTCGTATAATCGATCTGCGTGACTTCTGAAACGTAATATAAGGTCAAACAAGACAAATAGTGACTTGTAAAGAGGTTGAGAACGTTCACCGAGAAGAGACTTCTCCACGATTGAATGGAGATACTTCTCATGGGCTGCAAGCAAATCATCAAGATCCCTTGCTACTTCCATGTCATTTAAAAAATCAGACCATGACACCTCCAAGACTTCAAACATGATATAATATTGCAGGTTTGTAACAAAATGGTTCATATCATCCCAAAGAACCTGGCATCGCCTTAATGTTGAAAGTAACTGTAACTTAACTGCACCTTGCAGCTTTGTTAATGTATGAGAAGTAATGCAATTTGGTTTCATCGTCTTCCAAACACCAATA
Coding sequences within it:
- the LOC126676892 gene encoding uncharacterized protein LOC126676892 translates to MAKYGEGDSRWIVEERPDGANVHNWHWAETNCLEWSRNLLSKLLSNLVILDGEGNLYIKIKKLEKLDGEAYVNVRKGKIIPGYELSVSLSWEGEAKDSADGKSLLKVEGSVEIPYIADENADEDPEIRVLVKDEGPIGKRLKEAMVTKGKKVIEEKIRVYVESMAKGGPARDEVESKKLAPKGQSSAAGKDSVSGGGGSTVVEKKEKEVKKEGKKGFKTITMTEKFSCRAIHLFEILMDENRWKGFSQSNAKISKEVGGEFSIFDGSVTGRNVELKEGKLIVQKWRFGSWPDGVVSTVTLTLDEPEPGFTVVKLLHTDIPEEDRYGNATVAENTERGWRDLIFHKIRAVFGFGI
- the LOC126676894 gene encoding DNA-3-methyladenine glycosylase isoform X2; this translates as MDLKFHIGTSNRNDQMKKSQRFTRVIKSVKPKESADTINISSKSVTICKAKSNKPRQPKTQTLPIPVSNPASFFDNSRLLPFDFFQIDALDLAPRLLGKFLRRDDVVLQITEVEAYRPNDSACHGRFGVTARTAPVFGAGGHAYVYLCYGLHTMLNVVADKEGIGAAVLIRSCAPISGLDKIQQRRGQKTEKPVLLTGPGKIGQALGISTEWSSHPLYSPGGLELLDGPEPESILVGPRVGIEYALPEHVGALWRFAIAGTPWISAPKNTLRLP
- the LOC126676894 gene encoding DNA-3-methyladenine glycosylase isoform X1, which translates into the protein MDLKFHIGTSNRNDQMKKSQRFTRVIKSVKPKESADTINISSKSVTICKAKSNKPRQPKTQTLPIPVSNPASFFDNSRLLPFDFFQIDALDLAPRLLGKFLRRDDVVLQITEVEAYRPNDSACHGRFGVTARTAPVFGAGGHAYVYLCYGLHTMLNVVADKEGIGAAVLIRSCAPISGLDKIQQRRGQKTEKPVLLTGPGKIGQALGISTEWSSHPLYSPGGLELLDGPEPESILVGPRVGIEYALPEHVGALWRFAIAVSQDTWAGPTVHNLLFRKSSKQFTIRTCLQSQSST